GGGATCGACTCCGCCGCCGACGTCGCCGCCCGGCTGGGCGCGACCGGCTACCTCTGCGACGACGAGCTGGCGACCGTCGTGTTCCTCGCCGCGCGGATGCAGCGCCCGCTGCTGCTCGAGGGCGAGCCGGGCACCGGCAAGACCGCCCTGGCCGAGGCGCTCGCCGAGAGCCTCGACCTGCCCCTCGTCCGGCTGCAGTGCTACGAGGGCATCGACGCCAGCCAGGCGCTCTACGACTGGGACTTCCCCCGCCAGATCCTGCACCTGCGGGCGCTGGAGGCCGGCGGCGAGGTCGATCCCGACGAGGCCGAGAAGAGCCTGTACGACGAGCGCTTCCTGCTCGCGCGCCCCGTCCTCGCCGCACTGCGCCGGGCCCCGGCGGTGCTGCTGGTCGACGAGGTGGACCGCGCCGACGACGAGTTCGAGGCGTTCCTGCTCGAGGTGCTCTCCACGTGGCAGGTGACGATCCCGGAGTTCGGCACGGTCACCGCCCCCGAGCCGCCGCTGGTGGTGCTCACCTCCAACCGCACCCGCGAGCTGCACGACGCGCTCAAGCGCCGGTGCCTCTACCACTGGATCGACCACCCCGGGCTGGCGCGCGAGGTGGAGATCGTCCGCTCGCGCGCCCCCGAGGTCGGCGAGGAGCTCGCCCGGCAGGTCGTCGGCGTGGTCCAGGAGCTGCGTGGTCGCGACGACCTGCTCAAGCCGCCGGGCGTCGCCGAGACGCTCGACTGGGCGCGCGCGCTGACCCACCTCGGCGCGACCGACGTCGACCTCGCGTCCGCGGCCACCACGCTCGGCGCGCTGCTGAAGTATCGCGAGGACGCCGACCGGGTGCGGGCCGCGCTCGACCGGATGCTGTCGAGATGAGCGAGATGAGCGAGATGAGCGAGGTGCGCCACGCCGCCGACGAGGTGCTGCTCGCCTTCACCCGCGCGCTGCGCGCCTCCGGCGTGCCGGTCACCCAGGACCGCGCGCACGGCTTCCTCGCCGCGGTCGCCGCGGTCGGCGCCGACGACCGGCAGGCCACCTACTGGGCCGGGCGCGCGACGCTGTGCGGCTCGCCCGACGACCTCGCCCGTTTCGAGGCGGTCTTCGCCGCGTGGTTCGACCCGCGCGACGGCCTGCCACGCGCCCACCCCCGCGAGGCGTCGCGACCCTCCACTGCCCACCTGCTCCCCGAGGCGGAGGGGCCGGGCGGGTCGGGGGAGTCGGAGGAGGACGTGGTGCGGGCCATGGCGTCGGAGGCCGAGGTGCTCAAGCACCGCGACGTGGCGACGCTCGACGCCGCGGAGAGGCGGCGGCTGGCCGCGATGTTCGTCCGGCTGTCGCTGCACCCGCCGGTGCGGCGCACCGCCCGCCACCGCCGCTGGCGCCGTGGACGGCTCGACGCCTCGCGCACCCTGCGCAACTCGCTGCGCCACCTCGGCGAGCCCGGTGAGATCGCCTGGCGCAGGCGGGGCACGCGCCCGCGCCGCGTGGTGCTGCTCGTCGACGTCAGCGGCTCGATGAGCGCGTACGCCGACGCGCTGCTGCGGCTGGCCCACCGGCTGACCCGCTCGGCGCGGGCGGAGGGGGGCACGGTGGAGACCTTCACCGTCGGCACCCGGCTCACCCACGTCACCCGAGCCCTCGGCACGCCCGACGCGGAGCGCGCGATCGTGGCGGCGGGTGAGGTCGTGCCCGACTGGTCCGGCGGCACCCGGCTGGGGGAGACCCTGCGGGTCTTCCTCGACCGTTGGGGGCAGCGCGGGATGGCCCGCGGCGCCGTCGTGGTCGTCTTCAGCGACGGCTGGGAGCGCGGCGACGCGGGCCTCCTCGGCGAGCAGATGGCACGCCTGCGGCGCGTCGCGCACCGCGTGGTCTGGGTCAACCCGCACCGCGGCAAGGCGGGCTACGAGCCGCTCCAGGGCGGGGTGGTGGCGGCGCTGCCGCACTGCGACGACTTCCTCGCCGGGCACTCCCTGGCGACCTTCGCCGACCTCACGGAGGTGATCGCCCGTGCGTGACGTGCTGGCCGAGCTGCTGCAGTGGTGGGAGG
The sequence above is drawn from the Nocardioides sp. zg-1228 genome and encodes:
- a CDS encoding MoxR family ATPase gives rise to the protein MVHGIDSAADVAARLGATGYLCDDELATVVFLAARMQRPLLLEGEPGTGKTALAEALAESLDLPLVRLQCYEGIDASQALYDWDFPRQILHLRALEAGGEVDPDEAEKSLYDERFLLARPVLAALRRAPAVLLVDEVDRADDEFEAFLLEVLSTWQVTIPEFGTVTAPEPPLVVLTSNRTRELHDALKRRCLYHWIDHPGLAREVEIVRSRAPEVGEELARQVVGVVQELRGRDDLLKPPGVAETLDWARALTHLGATDVDLASAATTLGALLKYREDADRVRAALDRMLSR
- a CDS encoding VWA domain-containing protein; this encodes MSEMSEMSEVRHAADEVLLAFTRALRASGVPVTQDRAHGFLAAVAAVGADDRQATYWAGRATLCGSPDDLARFEAVFAAWFDPRDGLPRAHPREASRPSTAHLLPEAEGPGGSGESEEDVVRAMASEAEVLKHRDVATLDAAERRRLAAMFVRLSLHPPVRRTARHRRWRRGRLDASRTLRNSLRHLGEPGEIAWRRRGTRPRRVVLLVDVSGSMSAYADALLRLAHRLTRSARAEGGTVETFTVGTRLTHVTRALGTPDAERAIVAAGEVVPDWSGGTRLGETLRVFLDRWGQRGMARGAVVVVFSDGWERGDAGLLGEQMARLRRVAHRVVWVNPHRGKAGYEPLQGGVVAALPHCDDFLAGHSLATFADLTEVIARA